The following are encoded in a window of Deinococcus budaensis genomic DNA:
- a CDS encoding ATP cone domain-containing protein has protein sequence MTQPELTVGSARHGWPFSRGLVVESLVNAGASGAVAAAAARRVEQALRHARRSVVSPAELQALMVEQARGLAGDEVADAAARQTPAFFDIPVTAKKGTLPFSRGVLARTLEDTGLPPRDAYAVASAADVRLRQSGAREISVPDLDALTEALLAERYGEHMRLTYRFLQRNRGKLGVSGDGGTPAPFSKGLLVQSLLAAGVAPDVARKVARVTQRDLRGSEDRLVTRQAIREKVEALLRDEVGPDVSARYRLLRVIRRPPRPLVVLLGGVSGTGKSFLAAEVAYRLGITRVVGTDAIRQVMRATVSRELVPGLHASTFNAWEALLPPGTPHPQKPTREELLAGFRDQVQQVSVGLGAVVRRAIEEGTSLVLEGVHLVPGYLRASDYAGALIVSMLVTLPDEQEHRRHFEARDQETAASRPLHRYMRYFEEIRVMQDYLEELAAREDVPLLDGLTLDESADQAVDVVLRRVMAALTPQERAALLGEDLEGAAPEE, from the coding sequence ATGACCCAACCTGAACTCACCGTCGGCAGCGCCCGGCACGGCTGGCCCTTCAGCCGGGGGCTGGTCGTGGAGTCGCTGGTGAACGCGGGCGCGAGCGGCGCGGTCGCGGCGGCGGCGGCGCGGCGGGTCGAGCAGGCGCTGCGGCACGCGCGCAGGAGCGTGGTCAGCCCCGCCGAGTTGCAGGCCCTGATGGTCGAGCAGGCGCGCGGGCTGGCCGGAGACGAGGTCGCGGACGCCGCCGCCCGGCAGACCCCCGCTTTTTTCGACATCCCGGTGACGGCCAAGAAAGGCACGCTGCCCTTCAGCCGCGGCGTGCTGGCGCGCACGCTGGAGGACACCGGCCTGCCCCCGCGCGACGCCTACGCCGTGGCGAGCGCGGCGGACGTGCGGCTGCGGCAGTCGGGCGCGCGCGAGATCAGCGTCCCGGACCTCGACGCGCTGACCGAGGCGCTGCTGGCCGAGCGCTACGGCGAGCACATGCGCCTGACCTACCGCTTCTTGCAGCGCAACCGGGGCAAGCTGGGGGTCAGCGGGGACGGCGGGACGCCCGCGCCCTTCAGCAAGGGGCTGCTGGTGCAGTCGCTGCTGGCGGCGGGCGTGGCCCCCGACGTGGCGCGCAAGGTCGCCCGGGTGACCCAGCGCGACCTGCGCGGCAGCGAGGACCGGCTGGTGACCCGCCAGGCCATCCGCGAGAAGGTCGAAGCCCTGCTGCGCGACGAGGTCGGCCCCGACGTGAGCGCACGCTACCGCCTGCTGCGGGTCATTCGCCGCCCGCCCCGGCCCCTGGTCGTGCTGCTGGGCGGCGTGAGCGGCACCGGCAAGAGCTTTCTGGCCGCCGAGGTCGCCTACCGCCTGGGGATCACGCGGGTGGTGGGCACCGACGCGATCCGGCAGGTCATGCGCGCGACCGTCTCGCGCGAACTGGTCCCCGGGCTGCACGCCAGCACCTTCAACGCCTGGGAAGCCCTGCTGCCGCCCGGCACCCCCCACCCCCAGAAACCCACCCGCGAGGAACTGCTGGCGGGCTTTCGCGATCAGGTGCAGCAGGTCAGCGTGGGGCTGGGCGCGGTCGTGCGGCGGGCCATCGAGGAGGGCACCAGCCTAGTGCTGGAGGGCGTGCATCTGGTGCCGGGTTACCTGCGGGCAAGCGACTACGCGGGCGCGCTGATCGTGTCCATGCTGGTGACCCTGCCGGACGAGCAGGAGCACCGCCGCCACTTCGAGGCGCGCGACCAGGAGACGGCCGCCAGCCGCCCGCTGCACCGCTACATGCGCTATTTCGAGGAAATCCGCGTGATGCAGGACTACCTCGAAGAACTCGCCGCGCGCGAGGACGTGCCGCTGCTCGACGGGTTGACCCTCGACGAGAGCGCCGATCAGGCCGTGGACGTGGTGCTGCGCCGGGTGATGGCCGCCCTGACGCCGCAGGAACGCGCCGCGCTGCTGGGCGAGGACCTGGAGGGAGCGGCGCCGGAGGAGTGA
- a CDS encoding TetR/AcrR family transcriptional regulator: MDSSSLRERQKERRRARIYSVALDLFKRGGFQATTATDIARASNVSRGTFFNYYPYKEAVLLDYGSEVMDRLRDQAEARLAAGTPPLTVLYEVWDQLAEENGRERDLFPPLAYEVMNPNPERARTAYQALPLSKVIELILRPLHQAGMIRTDLSLQRISNLIADTYLMVALRWSAYGTDRTLQEETRLALNLLLEGALRREGPPPAPRTP, from the coding sequence ATGGATTCGTCGTCGCTCCGGGAGCGCCAGAAGGAACGCCGCCGCGCGCGGATCTACAGCGTGGCCCTCGACCTGTTCAAGCGCGGCGGCTTTCAGGCGACCACCGCGACCGACATCGCGCGGGCCAGCAACGTCTCGCGCGGCACCTTTTTCAACTACTACCCCTACAAGGAAGCGGTGCTGCTCGACTACGGCAGCGAGGTGATGGACCGCTTGCGCGACCAGGCGGAAGCGCGCCTGGCCGCCGGAACGCCGCCGCTGACCGTGCTGTACGAGGTCTGGGACCAGCTGGCCGAGGAAAACGGCCGCGAGCGTGACCTCTTTCCGCCGCTGGCCTACGAGGTGATGAACCCCAACCCCGAGCGCGCCCGCACCGCCTACCAGGCGCTGCCGCTGAGCAAGGTGATCGAGCTGATCTTGCGCCCGCTGCACCAGGCCGGCATGATCCGCACCGACCTGAGCCTCCAGCGCATCAGCAACCTGATCGCGGACACCTACCTGATGGTCGCCCTGCGCTGGAGCGCCTACGGCACCGACCGCACCTTGCAAGAAGAAACCCGCCTCGCGCTCAACCTGTTGCTGGAAGGGGCGTTACGCCGCGAGGGGCCGCCGCCCGCCCCCCGCACCCCCTGA
- a CDS encoding GntR family transcriptional regulator: MAKYPLIKTTLKDRLLGGHYLEGLPLPSEPQLAREFEVSRMTARRAIDELEREGYVYRVQGAGTFPTGKRFRQGMFRVRPFKEWARHPEHRTTVLRAMQIGSTAEIAAVLQLEAGDPVIFVHRLRTAGDEALVIEKRYINAALAPSLLDHHLGAESIHEVMIGLGVPLTRVEQNLEAVNLRQEEADLLRVPLGTAAFLLRRTTYSGARRVSYVNYWVRGDRYTFQDTFEP; encoded by the coding sequence ATGGCGAAGTACCCGCTGATCAAGACCACCCTCAAAGACCGCCTCCTGGGAGGGCATTACCTGGAGGGCCTGCCCCTGCCCAGCGAGCCGCAGCTCGCCCGCGAGTTCGAGGTTTCGCGCATGACCGCCCGCCGCGCCATCGACGAGCTGGAGCGCGAGGGCTACGTGTACCGGGTGCAGGGCGCCGGGACCTTTCCGACCGGCAAACGCTTCCGGCAGGGGATGTTCCGGGTGCGGCCCTTCAAGGAGTGGGCGCGCCACCCCGAGCACCGCACCACCGTGCTGCGCGCCATGCAGATCGGCTCGACCGCCGAGATCGCCGCCGTCTTGCAACTGGAGGCGGGCGACCCGGTGATCTTCGTCCACCGCCTGCGGACGGCGGGCGACGAGGCGCTGGTGATCGAGAAGCGCTACATCAACGCTGCCCTGGCGCCGTCGCTGCTCGACCACCATCTCGGCGCCGAGAGCATCCACGAGGTGATGATCGGTCTGGGGGTGCCCCTCACCCGTGTCGAGCAGAACCTGGAAGCGGTCAACCTGCGCCAGGAGGAAGCCGACCTGCTGCGGGTTCCGCTGGGTACCGCCGCCTTCTTGCTGCGGCGCACGACCTACAGCGGCGCGCGGCGGGTATCGTACGTGAACTACTGGGTGCGCGGCGACCGCTACACCTTTCAGGACACCTTCGAGCCGTAG
- the moaA gene encoding GTP 3',8-cyclase MoaA, whose product MPSDRLNRPLRDLRISVTDRCNLRCTYCMPAEVFGPDHAFLPREELLSFEEITRLSRVFVELGVRKLRVTGGEPLLRRDLPELIAALSRLPGVQDVALTTNGLLLPRLARDLKGAGLGRVTVSLDSLDPQVFGRMNGLGVWPERVLDGIEAALQAGLGVKVNTVVQRGVNDAGLRDLWLALRERAVVRFIEFMDVGNHNGWNLDAVVPSREVLARLSADGTGAEFRPVTPSYRGEVAARHLDPQGHEVGLISSVTAPFCGDCSRARLSAVGVLYTCLFAGSGTDLRAPLRAGASDAELRGRIAGVWQERQDRYSEERGEMTPGQRATTASKVEMSHIGG is encoded by the coding sequence GTGCCCTCCGACCGGCTGAACCGGCCCCTGCGCGACCTGCGGATCAGCGTGACCGACCGCTGCAACCTGCGCTGCACCTACTGCATGCCCGCCGAGGTGTTCGGGCCGGACCACGCCTTTTTGCCGCGCGAGGAGCTGCTGAGTTTCGAGGAGATCACGCGCCTGAGCCGGGTCTTCGTGGAGCTGGGCGTGCGCAAGCTGCGCGTCACGGGGGGAGAACCGCTGCTGAGGCGCGACCTGCCGGAGCTGATCGCGGCCCTCAGCCGCCTGCCCGGCGTGCAGGACGTGGCGCTCACCACCAACGGGCTGCTGCTGCCGCGCCTGGCCCGCGACCTGAAGGGGGCAGGGCTGGGGCGCGTGACGGTCAGCCTCGACAGCCTCGACCCGCAGGTCTTCGGGCGCATGAACGGCCTGGGCGTCTGGCCCGAGCGGGTGCTGGACGGCATCGAGGCCGCCCTTCAGGCCGGGCTGGGCGTGAAGGTCAACACGGTCGTGCAGCGCGGCGTGAACGACGCGGGCCTGCGCGACCTGTGGCTGGCGCTGCGCGAACGGGCGGTCGTGCGCTTTATCGAGTTCATGGACGTGGGCAACCACAACGGCTGGAATCTGGACGCGGTGGTGCCCTCGCGCGAGGTGCTGGCGCGGCTCAGCGCGGACGGCACGGGCGCGGAGTTCCGGCCCGTGACCCCCAGCTACCGGGGCGAGGTCGCCGCGCGCCACCTGGACCCGCAAGGGCACGAGGTCGGGTTGATCTCCTCGGTCACGGCCCCCTTTTGCGGCGACTGCTCGCGCGCGCGGCTCTCGGCGGTGGGCGTGCTGTACACCTGCCTCTTCGCGGGAAGCGGCACCGACCTGCGGGCGCCCCTGCGGGCCGGGGCCTCCGACGCCGAGCTGCGTGGCCGGATCGCCGGCGTGTGGCAGGAGCGCCAGGACCGCTACAGCGAGGAACGCGGCGAGATGACCCCGGGGCAGCGCGCCACCACGGCCAGCAAGGTCGAGATGTCGCATATCGGCGGCTGA